In the genome of Pseudomonadota bacterium, the window GGCGGTACGCGATCGAAAGCAAGCGGCTTAATTCATCGTCACAGACATTATTACTTAGGAGGCTTACCTATCATGGCAGTATCAAAAGGAGAGATCTTGGAGGCCATTTCCAAGATGACGGTTCTCGAAGTGGTGGATCTTGTTGAGGCTATGGAAGAAAAGTTCGGGGTGTCGGCCGCGGTCGCGGTCGCGGTCGCGCCGGCGGCCGCCGGCGCCGGAGG includes:
- the rplL gene encoding 50S ribosomal protein L7/L12 (present in two forms; L12 is normal, while L7 is aminoacylated at the N-terminal serine; the only multicopy ribosomal protein; 4:1 ratio of L7/L12 per ribosome; two L12 dimers bind L10; critically important for translation efficiency and fidelity; stimulates GTPase activity of translation factors), which produces MAVSKGEILEAISKMTVLEVVDLVEAMEEKFGVSAAVAVAVAPAAAGAGG